DNA from Catenulispora sp. EB89:
AGCACCCCGAGGATCGCGACGCCGCGCAAGCCGTCCAACGCGGGAAGGTGACGCTTGGCGCGCGGCGGAGGCGGGGTCGGGGTCGGGGGCGAGGCGGGGTGCTCGCGGGCTGCGTGCTTCGGCAGGGTCGTCGTCATGGCGGCGACTCTTCAGCGGCGCTGTCGGTACGTGGTCGCCGTCGTGTCGCAGATGTGTCGTAGCGCTCGACGGCGACCACGGGCCCGGATCACGGTCCGGCACGGCGGCGGGGCTGAGCGGCTGTCGGTGTGTCGGCGTCGGCCGAGATCGTGGTGGTGGCGGCGGTTAAACTGGCCGGACCATGCTGTGCCAACCACCGAGGGCTGGGTTTCCCGGTCGTACTCTGTGCCCGGGAAGTATGTGTGGCCTGTGAGTGAGTCCGAGCCCGCCGGCGAGGTCCGGCTTGAGGCGGCGGTGGAGCGCCTGATCTTCGTGCGCGCCGACGAGTACACCGTTGTCCGCTTGAACTCTGAGGAGCAGGGGGAGTTCACCGCTGCCGGTGCGGCGCTGGCGGGGGTGCAGCCCGGTTCGGTCGTTCTGCTGAGCGGGCGGTGGGTGCAGCACTCCCGGTTCGGGACGCAGTTGTCGGTGTCCTCGTGCGAGTGCGTGTTGCCATCGCACATCCGCGGTATCCGCATGTACCTGGGCTCGGGCTTGATCCGCGGCATCGGGCCGAGTCTGGCGACGGCGATCGTCGAGCACTTCGGCGAGGACACGCTGAAGGTCATCGACGCCGATCCGGGGCGGCTCACCGAGGTGAACGGGATCGGCGCGGTCCGCAAGGACCGGATCGTGTCGTCCTGGGTCGGGCAGAAGGTGATCCGGGACCTGATGGTGGTGCTCCAGGGGTTCGGGATCTCGCCGCTGATGGCCGCGAAGATCTACGCGGAGTTCGGGGCGGACTCGCTGGTCGTGGTCCGCAAAGATCCGTACCAGCTCATCGAGAAGGTCCGCGGCATCGGCTTCGCGATCGCCGACAAGATCGCCCTGGCCTCCGGTGTCGCCGAGCAGGATCCGACGCGTCTGCGGGCGGCGTTGGCCGACCGGCTGGATGCCGCTCGGCGGGACGGCCATTGCTACGTGAACCACACGCGGCTGCTTCTGGACGCTGCCCGCCTGGTCGGGCAGGACCGCGAACTGGTGCGCATCGAGCTGGAGCAGTTGGCCGCGCAGCGGTCGGTGATCGTCGAGCCCGATCCGAACCCCGATCCGGACGAGCCCGGCCCGTCGGCGGCGGTCGTCTTCGCCAAGGCGCTGCACAACACCGAGCGGTCCCTGGCCGCGGCGATCACCAAGCTGCTGCACGCAGACTCGGACGTCCCCGCCGCAGCCCGACGACGTGCTGACACGCTCGACGTCGACCACCCCGACCTGCACGACGGCCAGCGGGCGGCGGTGCGGATGGCGCTGACGCACACCGTGTCGGTGCTCACGGGAGGCCCGGGGTGTGGCAAGAGCCATACCGTCAAGACGATCGCGCAGATCGTGAAGGCCGGCGGCGGGAGGGTGACGCTGGCGGCTCCCACCGGCAAGGCCGCCAAGCGACTCTCGGAGCTGGCCGGGATGCCGGCGATGACCGTGCACCGGCTGGTGGCCGACCTGCCTGACGCCGACCCCGACGCGTTGTTCGACGACAGCCCGCTGATGGCCGACCTGATCGTCGTCGACGAGGCGTCCATGCTGGACGTGTTCCTGGGCCTCAAGCTCGCGCGCCAGGTCCCGCCGGGCACGCACCTGCTGCTGGTCGGCGACGTCGACCAGTTGCCGTCCATCGGACCGGGCAGCGTCCTGCAGGACCTGCTGCGGGTGCCGGAGATCCCGCGTACGGAACTGACGCACGTGTTCCGGCAGGGCGAAGGCTCCTCCATCACCGCCAACGCCCACCTGATCCGCGCCGGACGGATGCCCAACCCGCGCACGAGCGAGTTCTGGTTCGACGAGGTCGAGGACTTGGCGCTGGTCACCGAGCGGGTCCTGGAGATCGCCACGGTCCGGATCCCGACCTCGCACGGCGTTCCGCCGTCCGACGTCCAGGTCCTAGCCCCGACCCGCCGCGGCGTGACCGGAACGGTGGAGCTGGGCCGTCGGCTGCAGGAACGCCTCAACCCCGCCGATCCGGACAAGAACGAGTACTG
Protein-coding regions in this window:
- a CDS encoding ATP-dependent RecD-like DNA helicase, which codes for MSESEPAGEVRLEAAVERLIFVRADEYTVVRLNSEEQGEFTAAGAALAGVQPGSVVLLSGRWVQHSRFGTQLSVSSCECVLPSHIRGIRMYLGSGLIRGIGPSLATAIVEHFGEDTLKVIDADPGRLTEVNGIGAVRKDRIVSSWVGQKVIRDLMVVLQGFGISPLMAAKIYAEFGADSLVVVRKDPYQLIEKVRGIGFAIADKIALASGVAEQDPTRLRAALADRLDAARRDGHCYVNHTRLLLDAARLVGQDRELVRIELEQLAAQRSVIVEPDPNPDPDEPGPSAAVVFAKALHNTERSLAAAITKLLHADSDVPAAARRRADTLDVDHPDLHDGQRAAVRMALTHTVSVLTGGPGCGKSHTVKTIAQIVKAGGGRVTLAAPTGKAAKRLSELAGMPAMTVHRLVADLPDADPDALFDDSPLMADLIVVDEASMLDVFLGLKLARQVPPGTHLLLVGDVDQLPSIGPGSVLQDLLRVPEIPRTELTHVFRQGEGSSITANAHLIRAGRMPNPRTSEFWFDEVEDLALVTERVLEIATVRIPTSHGVPPSDVQVLAPTRRGVTGTVELGRRLQERLNPADPDKNEYWAGTSVFRIGDKVMPIRNDPNKGSSGIFNGTTAVVSGLDPQSRTVQLRTDDGDIAVYDFDELDDLLHAYAISIHRSQGSEYPYVVAPLTTETGPLMLYRNLLYTLVTRARKLVVLVGQRRALEIAVHSAGRDRNTALAQRLQAVLDSA